A stretch of the Equus quagga isolate Etosha38 chromosome 9, UCLA_HA_Equagga_1.0, whole genome shotgun sequence genome encodes the following:
- the LOC124244632 gene encoding olfactory receptor 2Z1-like, with product MGESNLSVTSDFTLMGLFSHSGPPLVLLSLVVTIFTVGLLGNTVLLFLICTDSRIHTPMYFLLSQLSLLDVGFPLVTIPKMAVDFLQGESSISFQGCGAQMFFLMLMGVSEGVVLSFLSYDRYVAVCHPLHYPLLMRRQVCLLMMGTSWLSGVLVACIQTSIILHFPYCASRAVDHFFCELPALLKLSCADTSAYDLALSISGVLILLLPLSLIATSYSQVLGAILRMHSAEARHKAFTTCCSHIAVAGLFYGAAVFMYMVPGTYHSPQQDNVVSLFYSLVTPTLNPLIYSLRNREVRMALVKVLDRAGFRSKR from the coding sequence ATGGGGGAATCAAACCTGTCCGTGACCTCGGACTTCACTCTAATGGGACTCTTCAGCCACTCAGGGCCACCTCTGGTCCTACTCTCCCTTGTGGTCACCATATTCACCGTGGGCCTTCTGGGTAACACCGTCCTGCTCTTCCTGATCTGCACAGACTCCAGGatccacacccccatgtacttcctGCTCAGCCAACTCTCCCTGTTGGATGTTGGCTTTCCACTGGTCACCATCCCCAAGATGGCAGTTGACTTCCTGCAGGGCGAGAGTTCCATCTCCTTCCAAGGTTGTGGAGCTCAGATGTTCTTTCTGATGCTGATGGGTGTCTCTGAGGGTGTCGTGCTATCCTTCCTGTCTTATGACCGCTATGTTGCCGTGTGCCACCCCCTGCATTATCCCTTACTCATGAGACGTCAGGTCTGCCTGCTCATGATGGGCACCTCCTGGTTGTCAGGTGTGCTTGTGGCGTGCATCCAGACTTCCATCATCCTGCACTTCCCCTACTGTGCCTCACGCGCTGTGGACCACTTCTTCTGTGAACTGCCTGCCCTGCTGAAGCTCTCTTGTGCTGACACCTCAGCTTATGACTTGGCGTTGTCCATCTCGGGGGTGCTGATCTTGCTGCTGCCCCTGTCACTCATAGCCACCTCCTACAGCCAAGTGCTGGGGGCTATTCTGCGAATGCACTCAGCTGAGGCCCGACACAAGGCCTTCACCACCTGCTGCTCGCACATCGCTGTGGCTGGGCTGTTTTATGGGGCAGCCGTGTTCATGTACATGGTGCCAGGCACTTACCACAGCCCACAGCAGGACAACGTGGTCTCCCTCTTCTACAGTCTTGTCACTCCAACACTCAACCCCCTCATCTATAGCCTAAGGAATCGAGAAGTTCGAATGGCTCTGGTCAAGGTCCTTGACAGAGCTGGCTTCAGGTCAAAGAGATGA
- the LOC124244483 gene encoding olfactory receptor 1361-like: MTMEGANLTWVSEFLLLGLSEDPKQQQLLFILFLSVYLVTGLGNLLIVLVITSDIRLHTPMYFFLANLAFVDICFTSTTIPKMPANHVSGHKGIPSAGCLTQIFFFIWFAGIDSFLLTAMAYDRYAAICHPLHYATSVTPQLCGLLVAASWTADFGNALTHTVLLTRLSFCSHNRVPHFFCDLSPLLKLACSDIFLNNAMVYTVGALSVIAPFVGILVSYTHIFAAVLRIPSTRGKWKAFSTCGSHLCVVSLFYGTLIGVYFSPTSSHTAQKDTAAAVMYSVVTPMLNPFIYSLRNNDMKSALGALISKRPVFIQ, encoded by the coding sequence ATGACCATGGAAGGGGCAAACCTTACCTGGGTCTCTGAGTTCCTGCTCCTGGGCCTCTCAGAGGACCCCAAACAACAGCAGCTTCTGTTTATACTCTTCCTGAGCGTGTACCTGGTCACAGGGCTGGGGAACCTGCTCATCGTCCTGGTCATCACCAGCGACATCCGactccacactcccatgtacttcttcctggcCAACCTGGCCTTCGTGGACATTTGcttcacctccaccaccatcccCAAGATGCCGGCCAACCACGTGTCAGGACACAAAGGGATCCCTTCTGCAGGCTGCCTGACCCAGATCTTCTTCTTCATCTGGTTTGCTGGCATCGACAGCTTCCTGCTGACTGCCATGGCCTACGATCGCTATGCAGCCATATGTCACCCTCTGCACTATGCCACATCTGTAACACCGCAGCTCTGTGGCCTCCTGGTGGCGGCATCCTGGACTGCAGACTTCGGGAATGCCTTGACTCACACAGTATTACTGACCCGCCTCTCATTCTGCTCCCACAACCGGGTCCCCCATTTCTTCTGTGACCTCAGCCCTCTGCTGAAGCTGGCCTGCTCCGACATCTTTCTCAACAATGCAATGGTGTACACTGTGGGTGCCCTTTCTGTCATCGCCCCCTTCGTGGGCATCTTGGTCTCCTACACACACATCTTTGCTGCTGTGCTGAGGATCCCATCCACGAGAGGCAAGTGGAAGGCTTTCTCCACCTGTGGCTCTCATCTCTGTGTGGTGTCTCTGTTCTACGGGACGCTCATTGGGGTTTATTTCAGCCCCACGTCCTCCCACACGGCCCAGAAGGACACAGCTGCTGCGGTCATGTACAGTGTGGTCACtcccatgctgaaccccttcatctacagCCTACGCAACAACGACATGAAGAGCGCCTTGGGGGCCCTCATCAGCAAGAGGCCAGTTTTTATTCAGTGA